ACAGGGATATCCTATGATGAGAAGGAAGAGGTTCGCGTTCTTTTAAGGCAGGTTAGTCTTGGTTTCTCCTCGAGCTTTTTGGATcaggttttattaaaaatatgttaACATTTAGGTGTGTAACGTAGATAAAGCGACTTAAAATTTCAACCACCCGCaaattacatgaattttttaggTACTCAATTTTTTTTGCTCCAGGATCCCAACTTTTGGACATACAGACCATTTTCTAAACAAATGGTCCGTGCTGCTGCAGATGATGTCCGCTTTCTTTTACTCATCTATCATAAGATGTTGGAGAAATTGAATCAGAGATCTCTGTGGTATCTTGCGGTCCGTGGTGCACTTTATTGCAGATGTTTCTGCATTAGTGATGATAATTATGCTGACTGGCCAGCTCTGCCTCCACTTCCAGGTATTATTCTCTTGTATCCTGTTTTATTCAAGCTTCTATAAATATGTTCACGCTCATGAACAGTATTGTCTCAAACTGTAAGTAACCTGTTAAAACTGGTGTTGCGTATCATCTAGATTCTAACTTTAGGTGTTGTTATTTCTTTTCATCGTTTCAGATAATCTTATTGCTGATAGGCATGCTCCAGAGCAAGAAATCCTCTCAGTTCTTGATGTTCCCCCTGGGAAAATGGGGTGTGTTATTGGGAGACGAGGAGTTAATATCTTGTCAATAAAGGAATCATGCAAGTATGTCTTATTGCCTTGTACCATGAGTTTTGGTCGGCATTTTGTTGTTTGCACACTAGccaatttaatttataaaaattcctGACCTACTTGAGCCATAGTTATCTATATGCATGATAGGTAAGATGTCGGTTTTGTTTAATTTTATCATATTGGCAAACGGCAAACCCTTTGGgttttttcttcttgtgaatTTTGGGCATGCTTTCAACTTGGTCTAACAAATATGGAATTATTATATTTGCAGCGCTGAAATATTTCTTGGAGGTGATAAAGGTCCTCCGGACAAGGTTAGTCCATCATTTGAGTCTGGTGAATAATGTCACTTACCGGCATAGAAAACTATCGCCTCCCATTATTATGTCTGAGTTTATAATCTTTGTCTCAAAGTTTGAAATGGTATTTTCCTTTGTAACTAAGATAGTCTACAGTAGAAATACAATGTTCATTTAAATGTGCAGGTTTTCATAATTGGGCCAGTAAAGCAGGTTAGGAAAGCGCTAGCCATGATAAGGGGAAGAATGCTGGATATATACTAGAAAGCTGCAATTTGTCAAGATACTTTGCGACGGCACCAGGAAGATGGATCAGTGGGCATGTACTCAAGTCACATACACCCTTATACATAAATAAAAAGTAGTTGTTAAGCTTGAGGCTTATGAAAACTGGGGCAAAACTG
The Primulina tabacum isolate GXHZ01 chromosome 9, ASM2559414v2, whole genome shotgun sequence DNA segment above includes these coding regions:
- the LOC142555472 gene encoding uncharacterized protein LOC142555472, whose translation is MSSPRETHIPVPQDPGDMPIKNESDLSTLSIYVVTCASQLPAEFLQPSSERQLVIGFDCEGVDLCRNGTLCIMQLAFSDAIYLVDAIEGGDTLVKACKPALESSYVTKVIHDCKRDSEALFFQFGIRLNNVVDTQIAYSLIKEQEGDKRVSDDYISFVGLLADPSYCGISYDEKEEVRVLLRQDPNFWTYRPFSKQMVRAAADDVRFLLLIYHKMLEKLNQRSLWYLAVRGALYCRCFCISDDNYADWPALPPLPDNLIADRHAPEQEILSVLDVPPGKMGCVIGRRGVNILSIKESCNAEIFLGGDKGPPDKVFIIGPVKQVRKALAMIRGRMLDIY